The Maylandia zebra isolate NMK-2024a linkage group LG7, Mzebra_GT3a, whole genome shotgun sequence genome contains a region encoding:
- the gnrhr4 gene encoding gonadotropin releasing hormone receptor 4, which translates to MYHQLTDQTVNGSCQGPTSACNKSADGDALELPTFSTAAKVRVIITFALCAVSAVCNLAVLWAASSGGRRKSHVRILIMNLTVADLLVTFIVMPVDAVWNITVQWQAGDVACRLLMFMKLVAMYSCAFVTVVISLDRQSAILNPLGISEAKRKSKVMLAVAWTMSVILSLPQMFIFRNVTITVPEKFTQCTTHGSFVQRWQETLYNMFTFVCLFLLPLAIMIFCYTRILIEISSRMARNNFLSRDVHLRRSHNNIPKARMRTLKMSIVIVTSFIICWTPYYLLGLWYWLFPEKMEKTVSHSLTHMLFIFGLFNACLDPITYGLFTIHFHKGMRRCRQSSNARTELENNTRLVQMSRLSSRRQIASDVHSASTEVVRESNIMKHVSNPDMSISKI; encoded by the exons ATGTACCACCAGCTGACGGATCAAACAGTGAATGGCAGCTGTCAGGGACCCACCTCAGCGTGCAATAAGAGTGCAGATGGAGACGCGCTCGAGCTTCCCACTTTCTCCACAGCAGCCAAAGTCAGAGTCATCATCACCTTCGCTCTGTGCGCGGTGTCGGCTGTGTGCAACTTGGCCGTGCTGTGGGCTGCCAGCAGCGGCGGCAGGCGCAAGTCACACGTCCGGATCCTCATCATGAACCTCACGGTGGCCGACCTGCTGGTGACTTTCATCGTGATGCCGGTGGACGCGGTGTGGAACATCACGGTGCAGTGGCAGGCGGGGGACGTCGCCTGCAGGCTGCTGATGTTCATGAAGCTGGTGGCGATGTATTCCTGCGCTTTTGTGACAGTGGTCATTAGTTTGGATAGACAGTCCGCCATCCTCAATCCGCTGGGAATCAGTGAGGCCAAAAGGAAGAGCAAAGTCATGTTGGCTGTGGCCTGGACCATGAGTGTCATCCTTTCACTCCCTCAG ATGTTTATATTTCGCAATGTGACCATCACGGTGCCAGAGAAGTTCACCCAGTGCACCACCCATGGCAGTTTTGTCCAGCGCTGGCAGGAGACCCTTTACAACATGTTCACGTTTGTGTGCCTCTTCCTTCTACCTTTGGCCATCATGATCTTCTGCTACACACGAATCCTCATTGAGATATCCAGCCGCATGGCTCGGAATAACT TCCTGTCAAGAGATGTTCATCTACGCCGATCCCACAATAACATCCCTAAAGCTCGGATGAGAACTCTTAAAATGAGCATTGTCATTGTGACGTCATTCATCATCTGCTGGACCCCGTACTATCTGCTTGGATTGTGGTATTGGTTGTTCCCTGAAAAAATGGAAAAGACAGTTTCGCATTCACTGACTCATATGCTGTTTATTTTTGGCCTTTTCAATGCCTGTCTAGATCCCATCACCTACGGTCTGTTTACCATTCATTTTCACAAGGGTATGAGGAGATGCCGTCAAAGTTCAAACGCACGGACTGAATTAGAAAACAACACTCGCCTTGTACAAATGAGTCGGCTGTCCTCTCGCAGGCAGATTGCCTCAGATGTTCACAGTGCAAGCACAGAGGTGGTAAGAGAAAGCAACATCATGAAGCATGTCTCAAACCCAGACATGTCAATCAGCAAGATATGA